CGCTCATTCTGCGTGATAAAGACAACACTCAGCGCTTTCTGGAGGAGGAGGCCGAGAAGATGAAGCAGGTGGCGGAGGAGGCAGCACGGCTGAGTGTGGCGGCCCAGGAGGCCGCCCGCCTGCGGCAGCTAGCAGAGGAAGACCTGGCTCAGCAGCGGGCGCTGGCTGAAAAGATGCTGAAGGAAAAGATGCAGGCGGTGCAGGAGGCCACAAGGCTCAAGGCCGAGGCGCAGCTGCTGCAGCAGCAGAAGGAGCTTGCACAGGAGCAGGCGCGGCGGCTACAGGAGGACAAGGAGCAGATGGCGCAGCAACTGGTGCAGGAGACTCAGGGTTTCCAGCGCACCCTGGAGGCGGAGCGCCAGCGGCAGCTGGAGATGAGCGCAGAGGCTGAGCGCTTGAAGCTGCGCGTGGCCGAGATGAGCCGGGCCCAAGCCCGGGCGGAGGAGGATGCCCAGCGCTTCCGTAAGCAGGCTGAGGAGATAGGTGAGAAGCTGCACCGCACTGAGCTCGCCACGCAAGAGAAGGTGACACTAGTGCAGACGCTGGAGATCCAGCGGCAGCAGAGCGACCAAGATGCCGATCGCCTGCGGGAGGCCATTGCTGAGCTGGAGCGGGAGAAGGAGAAGCTCAGGGAGGAGGCCAGGTCACTACAGCTCAAGTCCGAGGAGGTACTGGCCTCACCACTCGCACACAGGTGGGCGGGCAGGCCTGGGTGGGGTGTCCCCAGGGCCCCGATGTCCCTGACCATCCTCCCCTTTCACAGATGCAGACCGTGCAGCAGGAACAGCTGCTACAGGAGACGCAGGCCCTGCAGCAGAGCTTCCTCTCAGAGAAAGACAGCCTGCTGCAGCGGGAACGCTTCATCGAGCAGGAGAAGGCCAAGCTGGAGCGGCTCTTCCAGGATGAGGTGGCCAAGGCTCAGGAGCTGCGTGAGGagcagcggcggcagcagcagcagatggagcaggagaagcagcagctgcTGGCCAGCATGGAGGAGGCCCGGCGGCAGCAGCGTGAGGCTGAAGAGGGCGTGCGGCGCAAGCAGGAGGAGCTGCAGCGCCTggagcagcagcggcagcagcaggaGAAGCTGCTGGCCGAGGAGAACCAGAGGTTGCGCGAGCGGCTACAGCAGCTGGAAGAGGAGCACCGGGCTGCATTGGCACACTCGCAGGTTGTGGCCTCCAAAATCCTACCTAACGGCCGGGATGCACCCGACGGCCCAGCCACAGACGCGGAGCCCGAGCACGCCTTCGATGGTCTGCGGCGGAAGGTGCCAGCCCAGCGGCTACAAGAGGTAGGCATCCTGAGCATGGAGGAGGTACAGCGCCTGGAGCAGGGCCACACCACGGTGGCCCAGCTCTCGCAGCGGGAGGACGTGCGCCGCTACCTGCAGGGCCGCAGCAGCATCGCAGGGCTGCTACTGGAGCCAACCGGTGAGAAGCTGAGTGTGTATGCCGCCCTGCAGAGGCAGCTTCTGAGCCCAGGCACAGCCCTCATCCTGCTTGAGGCTCAGGCGGCCTCAGGCTTCCTCCTGGATCCCGTGCGGAACCGTCGGCTGACTGTCAATGAGGCCGTGAAGGAGGGCCTGGTGGGCCCCGAGCTGCATCATAAGCTGCTGTCGGCCGAGCGCGCCGTCACTGGCTACAAGGACCCTTACACTGGGGAGCAGATCTCCCTGTTCCAGGCCATGAAAAAGGACCTGATCGTCAGGGACCACGGCATCCGCCTGCTGGAGGCCCAGATCGCCACGGGCGGCATCATCGACCCGGTGCACAGCCACCGCGTGCCCGTGCATGTGGCCTACCAGCGTGGCTATTTTGACGAGGAAATGAACCGTGTGCTGGCGGACCCGAGCGACGACACCAAGGGCTTCTTTGACCCCAACACGCACGAGAACCTCACCTACCTACAGCTGATGGAGCGCTGTGTGGAGGACTCTGAGACTGGCCTGCGCCTCCTGCCACTCACAGACCAGGCCGCTAAGGGTGGTGAGCTAGTCTACACTGACTCAGAGGCCCGGGACGTGTTTGAGAAGGCTACTGTGTCCGCACCATTTGGCAAGTTCCAGGGCAGGACGGTGACCATCTGGGAGCTCATCAACTCTGAGTATTTCACGGCGGAGCAGCGGCGGGACCTGCTGCGTCAGTTCCGCACAGGCAAGGTGACTGTGGAGAAGATCATCAAAATCGTCATCACTGTGGTTGAGGAACACGAGCAGAAAGGCCAGCTCTGCTTTGAGGGTCTGCGCGCCCTGGTGCCCGCCGCCGAGCTGCTAGACAGCCAGGTCATCAACCGTGACCTCTATCGCCAGCTGCAGAGGGGCGAACGCTCAGTGCAAGAGGTAGCTGAGGTGGACGCTGTGCGACAGGCTCTGCGGGGCACCAACGTCATCGCAGGTGTGTGGCTGGAGGAGGCAGGGCAGAAGCTGAGCATCTACGAAGCCCTGAAAAAAGAATTATTGCAGCCAGAGGTGGCTGTGGCCCTGCTGGAGGCCCAGGCTGGCACCGGGCACATCATTGACCCCGCCACAAGCGCCCGGCTCACCGTAGACGACGCCGTGCGCGCTGGCCTGGTGGGGCCTGAGCTGCACGAGAAGCTGCTGTCGGCTGAGAAGGCTGTGACAGGCTACAAGGACCCGTACTCGGGGCAGAGCGTTTCCCTGTTCCAGGCCCTGAAGAAGGGCCTCATCCCCAAGGAGCAGGGTCTGCGCCTGCTAGATGCCCAACTCTCCACAGGTGGCATTGTGGATCCCAGCAGGAGCCACCGTGTGCCTCTGGATGTTGCTTGTGCCCGGGGTTACCTGGACAAGGAGACCAGCAAAGCTTTGTTGGCACCCAGGGATGACGCCAAGACTTACTACGACCCCAGTACACGGGAGCCTGTCACCTATGGCCAGCTCCAGCAGCAGTGCCGGCCCGACCAGCTGACGGGTCTGAGCCTGCTGCCGCTCTCAGAGAAGGCCGCCCGGGCCCGGCAGGAGGAGATCTACTCTGAGCTCCAGGCCCGTGAGACCTTCCAGAAGACCACGGTCGAGGTGCCTATGGGCAGCTTCCAGGGCAGGACAGTGACCATCTGGGAGCTGATCAGCTCTGAGTACTTCACAGAGGAACAGAGGCTGGAGCTGCTGCGTCAGTTCCGTACAGGCAAGGTCACTGTGGAGAAGATCATTAAGATTGTCATCACCATCGTGGAAGAGGTGGAGACTGTGCGGCGTGAGAAACTCTCCTTCAGTGGTCTCCGTGCCCCGGTGCCGGCCAGTGAACTCTTGGCTGCTGGGGTCCTCAGCAGTGCTCAGTTTGAGCAGCTCAAGGACGGCAAGACATCGGTCAAGGATCTGTCGGAGGTGGACTCTGTGCGGACGCTCCTCCAGGGCACTGGTTGCCTCGCTGGCATCTACTTGGAGGACTCCAAAGAGAAGGTGACCATCTACGAGGCCATGCGGCGTGGCCTGCTCAGGCCCAGCACGGCCGCGCTCCTGCTTGAGGCCCAGGCAGCCACCGGCTTCCTGGTGGACCCTGTGCGGAACCAGCGCCTGTATGTCCACGAGGCCGTGAAAGCGGGCATCGTGGGCCCCGAGCTGCACGAGAAGCTGCTATCGGCTGAGAAGGCCGTCACCGGCTACAAGGACCCGTACTCGGGTAACACCATCTCCCTGTTCCAGGCCATGAAGAAGGGCCTTGTCCTCAGAGACCACGGCATCCGCCTGCTGGAGGCCCAGATCGCCACGGGCGGCATCATCGACCCGGTGCACAGCCACCGCGTGCCCGTGCACGTGGCCTACCAGCGCGGCTACTTTGACGAGGAAATGAACCGCGTCCTGGCAGACCCGAGCGATGACACCAAGGGCTTCTTCGACCCCAACACGCATGAAAACCTAACCTACCGGCAGCTATTGGAGCGCTGTGTGGAGGACCCCGAGACCGGCCTGCGCCTCCTGCCGCTGAAGGGGGCAGAGAAGGTGGAGGTGGTAGAGACCACGCAGGTGTATACGGAGGAGGAGACCCGGAGGGCATTTGAGGAGACGCAGATTGACATCCCGGGTGGCGGCAGCCATGGCGGCTCCACCATGTCCCTGTGGGAGGTGATGCAGTCGGACTTAATCCCCAAGGAGCAGCAGGCACGCCTCATGGCCGACTTCCAGGCTGGCCGGGTGACCAAGGAGCGCATGATCATTATCATCATTGAAATCATCGAGAAGACCGAGATCATCCGCCAGCAGAACTTGGCTTCCTATGACTACGTCCGCCGCCGCCTCACCGCCGAGGACCTATATGAGGCCCGGGTCATCTCCCGCGAGGCCTATAACCTACTCCGGGAGGGCACCAAGAGCCTCCGTGAGGTACTGGAGGCGGAGTCCGCCTGGCGCTACCTGTACGGCTCGGGCTGTGTGGCCGGCGTCTACCTCCCTGGCTCCAGGCAGACACTGACCATCTATCAGGCCCTCAGGAGGGGGCTGCTGAGCGCTGAGGTGGCCCGCTTACTGCTGGAGGCACAAGCAGCCACGGGTTTCCTTCTGGACCCAGTGAAGGGCGAGCGGCTCACCGTGGATGAGGCTGTGCGCAAGGGCCTGGTTGGCCCCGAGCTACACGACCGGCTGCTGTCAGCCGAGCGGGCCGTGACCGGCTACCGCGACCCCTACACGGAGCAGACCATCTCACTATTCCAGGCCATGAAGAAGGACCTGATCCCTGCCGAGGAGGCCTTACGGCTGCTGGATGCCCAGCTGGCCACAGGTGGCATCGTAGACCCACACCTGGGCTTCCACCTTCCACTGGAGGTAGCCTACCAGCGTGGCTACCTCAGTGTGGACACACACGACCAGCTGTCGGAGCCCAGCGAGGTGCGCGCCTACGTGGACCCGTCCACGGACGAGCGCCTGAGCTACACGCAGCTGCTCCGGCGGTGCCGCCAGGACGAGAAGAGCGGCCAGCTGCTGCTGCCGCTCTCAGACGCCCGCAAGCTGACCTTCCGTGGCCTGCGCAAGCAGATCACAGTGGAAGAGCTGGTGCGTTCGCAGGTCATGGATGAGGCCACAGCACGGCAGCTGCAGGAGGGCCTGGCCTCTGTCGAGGAGGTCACCAAGAACCTGCAGAAGTTCTTGGAGGGCACCAGCTGCATCGCCGGGGTGTTTGTCGATGCCACCAAGGAGCGGCTGTCGGTGTACCAGGCCATGAAGAAGGGCATCATCCGGCCCGGCACGGCCTTTGAGCTCCTAGAGGCCCAGGCGGCCACTGGCTACATCATCGACCCCATCAAGGGGCTCAAGCTGACCGTGGAGGAAGCTGTGCGCATGGGCATTGTGGGTCCAGAGTTCAAGGACAAGCTGCTGTCGGCCGAGCGCGCTGTCACCGGCTATAAGGACCCTTACTCTGGGAAGCTCATCTCTCTGTTCCAGGCCATGAAGAAGGGCCTGATCCTCAAGGACCACGGCATCCGCCTGCTGGAGGCCCAGATTGCCACGGGCGGCATCATTGACCCCGAGGAGAGCCACCGGCTGCCCGTGGAGGTGGCCTACAAGCGCGGCCTGTTTGACGAGGAGATGAACGAGATCCTGACCGACCCCTCAGATGACACCAAGGGCTTTTTCGACCCCAACACGGAGGAGAACCTCACCTACCTGCAGCTGATGGAGCGCTGCATCACCGACCCCCAGACGGCCCTCTGCCTCCTGCCATTGAAGGAGAAGAAGCGGGAGCGGAAGACGTCCTCCAAGTCCTCCGTGCGCAAGCGCCGCGTGGTGATCGTGGACCCTGAGACGGGCAAGGAGATGTCGGTGTATGAGGCCTACCGCAAGGGCCTGATTGACCACCAGACGTACCTGGAGTTGTCCGAGCAGGAGTGCGAGTGGGAGGAGATCACCATCTCCTCCTCGGATGGCGTGGTCAAGTCCATGATCATTGACCGCCGCTCCGGCCGCCAGTACGACATTGATGAGGCCATCACCAAGAACCTCATTGACCGCTCGGCGCTGGACCAGTACCGCGCCGGCACGCTCTCCATCACTGAGTTTGCCGACATGCTCTCGGGCAACGCCAGCGGCTTCCGCTCCCGCTCATCCTCTGTGGGGTCCTCCTCCTCCTATCCCATCAGCCCAGCCGTCTCCAGAACCCAGCTGGCCTCCTGGTCCGACCCCACTGAGGAGACGGGCCCCGTGGCCGGCATCCTGGACACAGAGACACTGGAGAAGGTGTCGATCACAGAGGCCATGCACCGGAACCTGGTGGACAACATCACCGGGCAGCGGCTGCTGGAGGCGCAGGCCTGCACCGGGGGCATCATTGACCCCAACACCGGCGAGCGCTTCCCCGTCACCGACGCCGTCAACAAGGGCTTGGTGGACAAGATCATGGTGGACCGCATCAACCTGGCCCAGAAGGCCTTCTGCGGCTTCGAGGACCCACGCACCAAGACCAAGATGTCGGCCGCCCAGGCCCTGAAGAAGGGCTGGCTCTACTACGAGGCAGGCCAGCGCTTCCTGGAGGTGCAGTACCTGACGGGAGGCCTGATCGAGCCCGACACGCCCGGCCGCGTTCCCCTGGACGAGGCCCTGCAGCGCGGCATGGTGGATGCCCGCACCGCCCAGAAGCTGCGTGACGTGGGCGCGTACTCCAAGTACCTCACTTGCCCCAAGACCAAGCTCAAGATCTCCTACAAGGACGCGCTAGACCGCAGCATGGTGGAGGACGGCACGGGGCTGCGGCTGCTGGAGGCTGCTGCCCAGTCCAGCAAGGGCTATTACAGCCCCTACAGCGTCAGCGGCTCTGGCTCGACGACCGGCTCCCGCACCGGCTCGCGCACTGGCTCCCGAGCCGGTTCCCGCCGGGGCAGCTTTGATGCCACCGGCTCCGGCTTCTCCATgaccttctcttcctcctcctactCCTCCTCGGGCTACGGCCGCCGCTATGCATCAGGGCCCACGTCCTCCGTGGGGGGCCCCGAGTCTGCTGCAGCCTGAAGCCTGCCTGccccccccacctgccctcctgcTCTGCATGTGGCCAGGCTCCCCGCCCAGGCGCTGGCTCTTTCTTTGCTGTTTAAAGGTGTCTTCCTCCTAAGCGGTGCCTAAAGTTTAACCAAAAAGACCAgactaatatattaatatatacatgcTGTCCAGACAGCTTATGTCTTGGGGGACAGGGTCGATCCAGCCACACTGACCACCTCTCCCCCAGGCCCCTCCTCTCTACCTGCCACTCACCACAGCCAGGTGCCTTGGAGGGTCCAGAGCCAGGCCCCCAACTTAGCCCTCCCATCTTCCCAGGGAGGGGTCTACTTGGTGGAGGTCCCCTGCCCTACAGGCCGGCCACACCCAACGACCAACCAATCCTAGCTGCTTTGGGCGGCCTGTCACTAGCAGGGCTCTCAGGGCCTCCATTTTTCATCTGTTTCCAGAACTGACCTGTTGGCTCAGTGGGCCTTGCCAGGGACGGAGGGGACCTGGGCCAGCCATCTCTTCCAGCCTGCCCAGAGAAGCCCCTCCCCCATGGGAAGGTGAGGGTCCAGTCCGCAGAACCAGCCTGGGCCCAGGTCCTGCACAGCCCCTAACCCCCAACACTCTCCTGAGACCCCAGGCCTCTGGCTTCAGCCTTTTAGCCTCAGCTCCCTAGTAAGTGCCTTCTGTGTCCCCCTCGTACCCCAGGCCCCAAGGACCCAGGCCTGAGGTGGGAGATACACCCTCCTGGTGAATCTCGGGTGTGCTGGTTCTTCTCCCCCATGGACTCCGTGGCCCATTGAGCCTGGGGTGCTGCCTGCCTGTCTCTCCAGGGAGCTCAGCCCTTCATTGGTCCCAGGGACACTGGCTGGATGGTCTGTGCCAACCCAGGCAGCCCAGCCCAGTCCCTGCCCCACCGAGCCCCCAGTCTTGGTGACTTTCACCCCTGCCTCTACCCTCTGACTGTGCTTTGCATGTTCCACTAACCTGGGCAGGTGGTGGGTGGAGGCGCCAGGCTTCCGGCTGCCTCCGTGAGGGCAGAACACTAACCTGACCATGGGCGGGCCTGTGGTGCCCGCCCCAATAAAAGCAATTCCACCCTCCTGTGGGTCCTGCGTCACTCTTTTGTCCTGGGGTCAAGTGTGCGTTGAGGTACGGTGGATGCTACAGCCCCGGGCTCGGAGTTTGGCTGCTGTGTCCTGGCCCAGGGCAGAGGAGCTGGGCCTCAGCGAAGACATTGGCCTGAGGCCACATGTCTCAGGCCAGAGAAACCCAGGTGAGCAGGCCTGAGCAGAGGCCAGGCGGAGGCTGGACCAGCTGCTGGCCATTCCCCGCCCTGCTGTCAGTTCAGGTGATGACCTGTCACTGCACAGCCCCTTCGGCTGGGTTTGTGATCGGCACTTCTGAGGTGGGGTGTCACATGCCCTCATATCAGTCTGCCATCAGCTGTGCCCCCCACCGCAGTGTGGAAATAAGCTGGTTCCCATCAGCCAAGGGTGGCCCTTCAGAGGAGGGTGTTGGGAGCCGGAGCAGAGCCTCAGCCCCCTGCTGGCGTCACCCTGGCCCCTCCGGTCCACTTGCCCCTCACATTTGTATTACAGCCTCTCTAGGTTTCTTCCTGGGAAAACTTAGAAGGAGGGTGAGTGGACACCTACAGCCCCCTAAGCCCCTGGTCCTGAGGCCACAAGTGATGCTCATCTCCTGCTTTGCCCGGGGCAGGTGGCGACCAGACCCTCATCTTTGGGGTCTGTGTTGTGGTGACCATGCCCCTGTCGGGCTCTGCTCGCCTTGACCACTTACAGTTGAAGCTAGTTCAGAAATACTGAGGTGCCCTGGACTGTGGCCTACCTCCACGTGACGGTCAGGACCATCCCTGCCAGGATGGTGACTGCCTGGCCTGCTGGTCCACTGGAATAAAGAACTGTCATGGTGGCAGCCATAGCTGTAAGTTGAGTGTGACACTTTCTCACTGTGTCTCAGGTGGTGGTGTTTTTCTTCTGGAGACCAGGACTATTATGTTCTCACAGCCTTTTAGAGGAGGTCTCAGAGTCGCTGCTATCTGTGCTTGTGCTGTTCTCGGGGGGCCTGAGAAAGCTTCCACTTCATGGGCTCTGGCTCTGAGACCTGGCTGAGACGGGGAAGCAGACCCATGATTATATTTTCATTGATAACGTTGAtgtagaattttctttttgttctatatGTAATAAGCTAGTGGCTTTCAAAGCATGGCCCCTGGACCACCAGCACCAGGACCACCTGGGAGCTCGTGAGATGCACAGTCTcgaccccaccccaggccctttGAACTAGAAACTCTGGGGCTTGACCCAGCTACTCATGTTTTAAGCCCTGCAGGTGATTGGCAGGAGCTAGAGAACTACTTGTCAGCTGCCCCTCACTGGCTGCCCATCTCTTTCATGTCTCAGGGCTACATGCTCTGTAAGCTGTCCTCGTATATCCCCATGGACCAGGCTCTCCGGCTGCCATTTCACCCTTCCCGTCTGTGTTcagctggggctgctgtaacaagtacTGCAGACTGGGGACtgaaaaaaacagatattttttcacagttctggaagctagaagtcttgAGTTCAAactgtgggcagggctggttcctgctga
Above is a window of Rhinolophus sinicus isolate RSC01 linkage group LG12, ASM3656204v1, whole genome shotgun sequence DNA encoding:
- the PLEC gene encoding plectin isoform X18, yielding MAAAGTWGAGGAFAMQKEVVLERLCWLDGGCERARRGYLYGQLCCVDERDRVQKKTFTKWVNKHLIKAQRHISDLYEDLRDGHNLISLLEVLSGDSLPREKGRMRFHKLQNVQIALDYLRHRQVKLVNIRNDDIADGNPKLTLGLIWTIILHFQISDIQVSGQSEDMTAKEKLLLWSQRMVEGYQGLRCDNFTSSWRDGRLFNAIIHRHKPMLIDMNKVYRQTNLENLDQAFSVAERDLGVTRLLDPEDVDVPQPDEKSIITYVSSLYDAMPRVPDVQDGVKANELQLRWQEYRELVLLLLQWIRHHTASFEERRFPSSFEEIEILWCQFLKFKETELPAKEADKNRSKGIYQSLEGAVNAGQLKMPPGYHPLDVEKEWGKLHVAILEREKQLRSEFERLESLQRIVSKLQMEAGLCEEQLNQADALLQSDIRLLATGKAAQRAGEVERDLDKADHMLRILFNDVQSLKDGRHPQGEQMYRRVYRLHERLVAIRTEYNLRLKAGVAAPVTQVTQVTQSTQSTQRRPELEDSTLRYLHDLLAWVEENQRRVDSAEWGVDLPSVEAQLGSHRGLHQSIEEFRAKIERARTDEGQLAPAIRGTYRDCLGRLDLQFAKLLNSSKARLRSLESLHGFVAAATKELMWLSEREEEEVGFDWSERNANMAAKKESYSALMRELELKEKKIKEIQSTGDRLLREDHPARPTVESFQAALQTQWSWMLQLCCCIEAHLKENTAYFQFFSDVREAEEQLRKLQETLRRKYTCDRSITVTRLEDLLQDAQDEKDQLSEYRGHLSGLAKRAKAIVQLKPRTAVHPTRGSIPLLAVCDYKQVEVTVHKGDKCQMVGPAQPFHWKVVSSCGSEAAVPSVCFLVPPPNQEAQEAVSRLEAQHQALVTLWQQLHVDMKSLLAWQNFSRDLQLIRSWSLVTFRTLKPEEQRQALRALELHYQAFLRDSQDASSFGPEDRLQAEREYSSCSRHYQQLLQSLEQGEQEESRCQRCISELKDIRLQLEACETRTVHRLRLPLDKEPARECAQRIAEQQKAQAEVEGLGKGVARLSAEAEKVLALPEPSPAAPTLRSELELTLGKLEQVRSLSAIYLEKLKTISLVIRSTQGAEDVLRVHEEQLKEAQAVPATLPELEATKAALKKLRAQAEAQQPVFDALRDELRGAQEVGEQLQQRHGERDVEVERWRERVTQLLERWQAVLAQTDVRQRELEQLGRQLRYYRESADPLGAWLQDAKQRQEKIQAVPLANSQAVREQLRQEKALLEEIERHREKVEECQRFAKQYINAIKDYELQLVTYKAQLEPVASPAKKPKVQSGSESVIQEYVDLRTRYSELTTLTSQYIKFISETLRRMEEEERLAEQQRAEERERLAEVEAALEKQRQLAEAHAQAKAQAEREAQELQRRMQEEVVRREEAAVDAQQQKRSIQEELEHLRQSSDAEIQAKARQVEAAERSRLRIEEEIRVVRLQLENTERQRGGAEDELQALRARAEEAEAQKRQAQEEAERLRRQVKDETQRKRQAEAELALRVKAEAEAAREKQRALQALEELRLQAEEADRRLRQAEVERARQVQVALETAQRSAAVELQSKRASFAEKTAQLERTLQEEHVTVTQLREEAERHAQQQAQAERAREEAERELERWQLKANEALRLRLQAEEVAQQKSLAQAEAEKQKEEAEREARRRGKAEEQAVRQRELAEQELEKQRQLAEGTAQQRLAAEQELIRLRAETEQGEQQRQLLEEELARLQREAAAATQKRQELEAELAKVRAEMEVLLASKARAEEESRSTSEKSKQRLETEASRFRELAEEAARLRALAEEAKRQRQLAEEDAARQRAEAERVLAEKLAAISEATRLKTEAEIALKEKEAENERLRRLAEDEAFQRRRLEEQAAQHKADIEERLAQLRRASESEMERQRALVEDTLRQRRQVEEEILALKASFEKAAAGKAELELELGRIRGDAENTLRSKEQAEVEAARQRQLAAEEEQRRREAEERVQKSLAAEEEAARQRKAALEEVERLKAKVEEARRLRERAEQESARQLQLAQDAAQKRLQAEEKAHAFAVQQKEQELQQTLQQEQSMLERLRGEAEAARSAAEEAEEARERAEREAAQSRRQVEEAERLKQAAEEQAQARAQAQAAAEKLRKEAEQEAARRTQAEQAALRQKQAADAEMEKHKKFAEQTLRQKAQVEQELTTLRLQLEETDHQKGILDEELQRLKAEVTEATRQRGQVEEELFSVRVQMEELGKLKARIEAENRALILRDKDNTQRFLEEEAEKMKQVAEEAARLSVAAQEAARLRQLAEEDLAQQRALAEKMLKEKMQAVQEATRLKAEAQLLQQQKELAQEQARRLQEDKEQMAQQLVQETQGFQRTLEAERQRQLEMSAEAERLKLRVAEMSRAQARAEEDAQRFRKQAEEIGEKLHRTELATQEKVTLVQTLEIQRQQSDQDADRLREAIAELEREKEKLREEARSLQLKSEEMQTVQQEQLLQETQALQQSFLSEKDSLLQRERFIEQEKAKLERLFQDEVAKAQELREEQRRQQQQMEQEKQQLLASMEEARRQQREAEEGVRRKQEELQRLEQQRQQQEKLLAEENQRLRERLQQLEEEHRAALAHSQVVASKILPNGRDAPDGPATDAEPEHAFDGLRRKVPAQRLQEVGILSMEEVQRLEQGHTTVAQLSQREDVRRYLQGRSSIAGLLLEPTGEKLSVYAALQRQLLSPGTALILLEAQAASGFLLDPVRNRRLTVNEAVKEGLVGPELHHKLLSAERAVTGYKDPYTGEQISLFQAMKKDLIVRDHGIRLLEAQIATGGIIDPVHSHRVPVHVAYQRGYFDEEMNRVLADPSDDTKGFFDPNTHENLTYLQLMERCVEDSETGLRLLPLTDQAAKGGELVYTDSEARDVFEKATVSAPFGKFQGRTVTIWELINSEYFTAEQRRDLLRQFRTGKVTVEKIIKIVITVVEEHEQKGQLCFEGLRALVPAAELLDSQVINRDLYRQLQRGERSVQEVAEVDAVRQALRGTNVIAGVWLEEAGQKLSIYEALKKELLQPEVAVALLEAQAGTGHIIDPATSARLTVDDAVRAGLVGPELHEKLLSAEKAVTGYKDPYSGQSVSLFQALKKGLIPKEQGLRLLDAQLSTGGIVDPSRSHRVPLDVACARGYLDKETSKALLAPRDDAKTYYDPSTREPVTYGQLQQQCRPDQLTGLSLLPLSEKAARARQEEIYSELQARETFQKTTVEVPMGSFQGRTVTIWELISSEYFTEEQRLELLRQFRTGKVTVEKIIKIVITIVEEVETVRREKLSFSGLRAPVPASELLAAGVLSSAQFEQLKDGKTSVKDLSEVDSVRTLLQGTGCLAGIYLEDSKEKVTIYEAMRRGLLRPSTAALLLEAQAATGFLVDPVRNQRLYVHEAVKAGIVGPELHEKLLSAEKAVTGYKDPYSGNTISLFQAMKKGLVLRDHGIRLLEAQIATGGIIDPVHSHRVPVHVAYQRGYFDEEMNRVLADPSDDTKGFFDPNTHENLTYRQLLERCVEDPETGLRLLPLKGAEKVEVVETTQVYTEEETRRAFEETQIDIPGGGSHGGSTMSLWEVMQSDLIPKEQQARLMADFQAGRVTKERMIIIIIEIIEKTEIIRQQNLASYDYVRRRLTAEDLYEARVISREAYNLLREGTKSLREVLEAESAWRYLYGSGCVAGVYLPGSRQTLTIYQALRRGLLSAEVARLLLEAQAATGFLLDPVKGERLTVDEAVRKGLVGPELHDRLLSAERAVTGYRDPYTEQTISLFQAMKKDLIPAEEALRLLDAQLATGGIVDPHLGFHLPLEVAYQRGYLSVDTHDQLSEPSEVRAYVDPSTDERLSYTQLLRRCRQDEKSGQLLLPLSDARKLTFRGLRKQITVEELVRSQVMDEATARQLQEGLASVEEVTKNLQKFLEGTSCIAGVFVDATKERLSVYQAMKKGIIRPGTAFELLEAQAATGYIIDPIKGLKLTVEEAVRMGIVGPEFKDKLLSAERAVTGYKDPYSGKLISLFQAMKKGLILKDHGIRLLEAQIATGGIIDPEESHRLPVEVAYKRGLFDEEMNEILTDPSDDTKGFFDPNTEENLTYLQLMERCITDPQTALCLLPLKEKKRERKTSSKSSVRKRRVVIVDPETGKEMSVYEAYRKGLIDHQTYLELSEQECEWEEITISSSDGVVKSMIIDRRSGRQYDIDEAITKNLIDRSALDQYRAGTLSITEFADMLSGNASGFRSRSSSVGSSSSYPISPAVSRTQLASWSDPTEETGPVAGILDTETLEKVSITEAMHRNLVDNITGQRLLEAQACTGGIIDPNTGERFPVTDAVNKGLVDKIMVDRINLAQKAFCGFEDPRTKTKMSAAQALKKGWLYYEAGQRFLEVQYLTGGLIEPDTPGRVPLDEALQRGMVDARTAQKLRDVGAYSKYLTCPKTKLKISYKDALDRSMVEDGTGLRLLEAAAQSSKGYYSPYSVSGSGSTTGSRTGSRTGSRAGSRRGSFDATGSGFSMTFSSSSYSSSGYGRRYASGPTSSVGGPESAAA